A segment of the Candidatus Nitrososphaera gargensis Ga9.2 genome:
AGCACAGGCTTCAAGCCGCTCGTGACTGCGACCAACTACGACAAGACACTCAACATCATCGCATCAGAGAACTCGCTCAGGACGTCACTTATCGATATGCAGTTTTCTGACGTCATGCCCGGCCAGCTACTAAAGATGAGCAAAAAGAGCGGGCTTGAAGTCATTGCCAGCACATCGACCATCAAGATGATGATGGACCCGTTTGAGTTCATACGAGAGTCAAACGTCGTGGCGACGGTCAACGGCAAGAGTGTCTACCAGATCCGAAAGAACATTGGGAAAGAGCAGGCCAACTTCTTGTCAAAGGATCTGGACATTGATTCTGCTTACGCCGAGCCTGACTACACGCGCCCCATGACCCTCGGCTTTGGACTTGAGTACCAAAAGCATTCTAAGGGATTCGAGATTGCAGAGGGCATAATCAAGGACAGGTATGACGACTCGGATCACATGATCGACTTTTCAGAGCAGGTCAGCAAGAACAAGCTGCTCACTACCGGCAGGTCGCTCAAGTTCGTCATGCAGAACCTCGTTCAGGGAAAAAAGATAGCGACTGTGCAGGGCACCATCCAGACCGGCAGCACCACGCGAGAGACAATATACTACCTGAAGAACGCCGGCGCAAAGTGCATAGATGTCGTCGTGAGCTACGTGCCGACCGTAGATGGGAGGCAGGTTGGACTGTATACACAAAACCGCGACCTTATTGCAAATAAGTACGTGGGCGAAGTGTCTTCCATCAACGAGCTGAACCAGAAGGTCGCAAGGGAGATAGGCTCCGACACTGTATATTACAACTCGCCGGCGGTCTTGGCAAAGGGCATTGGTGTGCCTGAGAACAACCTGTGGTTCCCAGAATGGGTAAGGTTCCTCGATTATAAATGAAGAGGGTAAGCGACATCGATCCGGGCAGGATCAGCCGGCCGCCTGATAGGGTAAAGGTCATTTTGGCAGAAGGCGAGCAGAAAAATCAGGGCTTTGTCATCAAACGGGTAGAGATGAGGCAGTTCATCGAGCGCAAGGACGACTGGCTTGGCGATTACTCACTCCTCACCGTGCTGGTAGAAACCGACAAAGGAACAGCGGAAATGAAGTACGACGAAGGCTTTAGAGGGCCGGATGCGCTTGATTCTGCGGTGACTATGCTTACGCAGTACGTCGGACTTGCGTCGCTCATAAACCGCGCGCTGATAGAACTATTGCAGCAGTAAAATTTGGCACAATAGTTTTTCATACAATGCTCTACAATAACGACGCTTATGTAAAATATATCAAAGAACTCTACCACAATGCAATGGCACTGCCACACAGCGGACTACGACTCAACAACCTTTTCAGCCGGGAAAAGACATGTGCCTGCGGGCATCCAGCAAAATATCATATACAAGGCTTTTCAAAGTGCCTGTTCGGCGTGTGCGGCTGCGACCACTACTATAACAGCTGCTAGAGCAGCTTTTCTGCCTCGCTTAGGGAATTCACTCTCACTGGCCACTCAAAGTCCTTATTCCACGGCTGGTTGAATAGTATCGCCGACTTGGGGGCAGTAATGTCTACAAGGTTCTTTGGCGCGTCATCTATCAGCACATCAAACGGGTAGCTGGCCTTTGGCACAGAATCATAGATGAAAAGCAACTCATCTGCATAGACACGGTGCAGGTCAAGCCACATGGCAACGTAGGGCACTGTAGGCCTCTCTCTCTTTGTGATTATCGAGATCCTGTATCCCTTGCGGTGGATGCGCTTTGTGACGTCGCCGATATTGGGCTCGGTCGGGGGTATTTCGCGCCACCTATGTTTCCAGACGTGGCTAAAGTAGCGGTAGACCGTGTCTGGAGTTATCGGCAGTACTGTGGGGATGTCCCACCTGATGATCTCTTTTTTCGTAACTCGCGTCCCGCTCCGCTTGCTGTACTCGTCTGCCCAGACTAGCATCACGTCGGCAAGTACAGAGTCGACATCAATAGCCACCGTCTTGACAGCTTCGGTCACCTTTGGCGCTTTGCCCTCTGTTGTTGTGGTCAACAATATGATCGGCAGCAATTACTGCTTATTTATAGAATATCAATAATGCTGGTTTTTTGCTCGCGCAGAAATCTCACTGCTTGCGCTCGCTTTCTTCGTATTCCCTGTGTCCGTCATGGCCTTGTGCTCTATTACATCTGGATGCGAGAAGAACAACATGTTGCATCTTTTGCAAACGTAACGGACGTTTTTCTTTTGAGCCACTTTTTTCTTTTGCACCAGCATGATCTATAATATACCTACTGATGGCATGTTCTAGAATATTCTTTTGACGGAAGAAGATCGGTTATCAGCTTCCAATACCAAACTGCAGAGCAAAACAAATAGCATCGCGGCCAAATTCGAACCAGCGACATAAAACCGCAATCATAACTAGTTTTTACTAATAATAAAGAGGTAACTAAATTCTGTATCTCATGTCGTTCTGCTACGTGTATTGTGACTGGTGAAAAGTGCGATATATGTCATATCAGAGA
Coding sequences within it:
- a CDS encoding amidophosphoribosyltransferase; this translates as MAGIVAVYSHGTNNKNIIYYLAHSMRMLQHRGKAYWKMMVGNAATGAEGWLPADDAILRIAQKEKLHGNNGIGYLSKRPPPFPSMNNIWVAFDGFFVDTEKLHLHPYIGPARDSDSLFKIYHIFIQLLIQKKNPERAAEFLDRHLRGNLLVKVGDEIYAYRDSTGFKPLVTATNYDKTLNIIASENSLRTSLIDMQFSDVMPGQLLKMSKKSGLEVIASTSTIKMMMDPFEFIRESNVVATVNGKSVYQIRKNIGKEQANFLSKDLDIDSAYAEPDYTRPMTLGFGLEYQKHSKGFEIAEGIIKDRYDDSDHMIDFSEQVSKNKLLTTGRSLKFVMQNLVQGKKIATVQGTIQTGSTTRETIYYLKNAGAKCIDVVVSYVPTVDGRQVGLYTQNRDLIANKYVGEVSSINELNQKVAREIGSDTVYYNSPAVLAKGIGVPENNLWFPEWVRFLDYK
- a CDS encoding 5' nucleotidase, NT5C type; this encodes MTTTTEGKAPKVTEAVKTVAIDVDSVLADVMLVWADEYSKRSGTRVTKKEIIRWDIPTVLPITPDTVYRYFSHVWKHRWREIPPTEPNIGDVTKRIHRKGYRISIITKRERPTVPYVAMWLDLHRVYADELLFIYDSVPKASYPFDVLIDDAPKNLVDITAPKSAILFNQPWNKDFEWPVRVNSLSEAEKLL